A genomic window from Blastococcus saxobsidens DD2 includes:
- a CDS encoding AAA family ATPase codes for MTTTVTATSSPAAPNAGLSTVADLKRALVEVDYLADDGLAMAAFLALRMGRPLLLEGENGVGKTEIALALSRLLGRELIRLQCYEGIDTSQALYDWHYARQLLAVREGRAHADVFTREFLLPRPLLTALEQGSGAVLLIDELDRADDEFEAFLLELLSDFSVTIPELGRVTAATRPLVVLTSNRTRDLHNAVRRRCLYSWVAHPDAQRELAILRVRAPQVPESLAAEVAGAVARIRGLDLVNRPGVGEAVDWASALHMLGLAKLDRQTALDTLAALIKDVDDQRAVVEAIDDVVPDSAS; via the coding sequence GTGACCACCACCGTGACCGCCACCTCCTCGCCTGCCGCGCCGAACGCAGGCCTCAGCACGGTGGCCGACCTCAAGCGAGCCCTCGTCGAGGTCGACTACCTGGCCGACGACGGGTTGGCGATGGCGGCGTTCCTGGCTCTGCGCATGGGGCGCCCCCTCTTGCTCGAGGGGGAGAACGGGGTCGGCAAGACCGAGATCGCCCTCGCCTTGTCCCGCCTGCTGGGGCGAGAGCTGATCCGTCTGCAGTGCTACGAGGGCATCGACACCAGCCAGGCGCTGTACGACTGGCACTACGCGCGCCAGCTGCTGGCCGTGCGCGAGGGCCGGGCGCATGCCGACGTCTTCACGCGTGAGTTCCTGCTGCCGCGTCCGCTGCTCACCGCGCTCGAACAGGGGTCGGGAGCGGTCCTGCTCATCGACGAGCTGGATCGTGCGGACGACGAGTTCGAGGCGTTCCTGCTGGAGCTGCTGTCGGACTTCTCGGTCACCATCCCGGAGCTGGGGCGTGTCACAGCGGCCACCCGGCCGCTCGTCGTCCTCACCTCCAACCGCACTCGCGACCTGCACAACGCCGTCCGGCGGCGCTGCCTGTACAGCTGGGTGGCGCACCCCGACGCCCAGCGGGAGCTGGCGATCCTGCGGGTACGCGCGCCCCAGGTTCCGGAGTCCCTGGCGGCCGAGGTGGCGGGCGCGGTGGCCCGCATCCGCGGTCTGGACCTGGTGAACCGGCCCGGCGTCGGTGAGGCCGTGGACTGGGCCAGCGCGCTGCACATGCTCGGCCTGGCCAAGCTGGACCGACAGACGGCGCTGGACACACTCGCCGCCCTGATCAAGGACGTCGACGACCAGCGGGCGGTGGTCGAGGCGATCGACGACGTCGTCCCCGACTCCGCGAGCTGA
- a CDS encoding vWA domain-containing protein, which translates to MTAAGMAGEELGRTCVEFTDLLRRRGVAVGPVQTAAFLEALYLLRPTTTAELYWAGRAVLATDVAVLPAYARAFAEFFAAADADDAPPPAPPHAPPSVLDDEPLARPAMDVAVGEEPLELPEEARVEASEAERVRVKSFARMTAEERRIAALMIRRLRVRLPRRLSRRRRPASSGRYLDMRSTLRRSLATDGEPARLGRRRRRVRQRPVTLVVDVSGSMTPYAQALLRFGHALLHAGHRVEVYTVGVRLSRVTDALRHDSADRALAEVGRQVADWDGGTLLATSLVRLLDLRRGHAALRGAVVVICSDGLDRDDPERLGAATARLSRLAHRLVWLNPLKGDPRYQPLARGMAAAVPHLDLFLAGHNVASLEELAAVVERHATAARRA; encoded by the coding sequence GTGACCGCCGCCGGGATGGCGGGAGAGGAACTCGGCCGGACCTGCGTCGAGTTCACCGACCTGCTGCGACGTCGCGGCGTGGCGGTCGGCCCGGTGCAGACCGCTGCCTTCCTGGAAGCGCTGTACCTGCTCCGACCGACGACGACGGCCGAGCTCTACTGGGCCGGGCGGGCGGTCCTGGCCACCGACGTCGCCGTGCTGCCCGCCTACGCCCGGGCGTTCGCGGAGTTCTTCGCCGCGGCGGATGCCGATGACGCCCCGCCGCCGGCCCCACCGCACGCGCCGCCGAGCGTCCTCGACGACGAGCCCCTCGCCCGGCCCGCGATGGACGTCGCGGTGGGGGAGGAGCCGCTGGAGCTGCCGGAGGAAGCCCGGGTCGAGGCCAGCGAGGCCGAGCGCGTGCGCGTCAAGTCCTTCGCCCGCATGACCGCGGAGGAGCGTCGGATCGCGGCGCTGATGATCCGGCGGCTGCGGGTGCGGCTGCCCCGACGGCTCAGTCGGCGCCGGCGCCCAGCCTCCAGCGGTCGGTACCTGGACATGCGCTCCACACTGCGCCGGTCACTGGCCACCGACGGTGAGCCGGCCCGGCTCGGCCGCCGGCGCAGACGAGTCCGGCAGCGGCCGGTGACCCTGGTCGTCGACGTCTCGGGCTCGATGACGCCGTACGCGCAGGCGCTGCTGCGCTTCGGTCATGCGCTCCTGCATGCCGGGCACCGGGTCGAGGTCTACACCGTGGGGGTGCGGTTGAGCCGGGTCACCGACGCGCTCCGTCACGACTCCGCCGACCGCGCGCTCGCCGAGGTGGGCCGGCAGGTCGCCGACTGGGACGGCGGGACCTTGCTGGCCACCTCACTCGTCCGGTTACTGGACCTGCGGCGGGGTCACGCGGCGCTGCGGGGGGCGGTCGTGGTGATCTGCTCCGACGGTCTCGACCGCGACGACCCCGAGCGGCTCGGCGCGGCCACCGCGCGGCTCTCCCGGCTCGCGCACCGGCTGGTGTGGCTCAACCCGCTCAAGGGCGACCCCCGCTACCAACCGCTCGCGCGGGGGATGGCCGCGGCCGTGCCGCACCTGGACCTCTTCCTGGCCGGACACAACGTGGCGAGCCTGGAAGAACTCGCCGCCGTGGTCGAGCGACATGCGACGGCCGCGCGGAGGGCGTGA
- a CDS encoding helix-turn-helix transcriptional regulator: MAPGSRERTGSVLSTTGPPRAVLDAVASCPLPSLLLAVPSERILAASPVADRILCPDGGSAVGRSLEEFTADEPTGALELLLEGRLDGYEARRTIVRAGRSESVTVWLRLADPRGDRRFAMAFLLPDPTFLGEAIHRPDGMTAEAVVGSTDPHVIVDRISADVQGLTGHEPSDVVGQSLFRLVLPADVTALLGALAQSAATGLGATLAVRVQMYGSVVHRCQLLTLPLVPAPSFAFAFLDDDVTAGPLTSAVGIRQALWQFDESLRSATSSRLAARSDAVPGLNRLSGRELQIVTRLLNGDRVPAIAEALFLSPSTVRNHLSAVFRKLRVASQQELIHLLRRTDRSPAGS; this comes from the coding sequence GTGGCTCCTGGCAGTCGTGAGCGCACCGGATCAGTCCTGTCGACGACCGGACCTCCCCGGGCCGTCCTCGACGCGGTGGCCTCCTGCCCGCTGCCGTCCCTGCTGCTGGCGGTGCCGTCCGAACGGATCCTCGCCGCCAGCCCGGTGGCCGACCGGATCCTGTGCCCGGACGGGGGTTCAGCGGTCGGCCGCAGCCTGGAGGAGTTCACCGCGGACGAGCCGACCGGGGCGCTGGAGCTTCTCCTGGAGGGCCGGCTGGACGGCTACGAGGCGCGGCGCACGATCGTGCGCGCCGGCAGATCGGAGTCCGTGACCGTGTGGTTGCGGCTCGCCGACCCGCGGGGGGATCGACGGTTCGCGATGGCGTTCCTGCTGCCAGACCCCACGTTCCTCGGTGAGGCGATACACCGCCCCGATGGGATGACCGCGGAGGCGGTCGTCGGGTCGACGGACCCGCACGTGATCGTGGACAGGATCAGCGCCGACGTGCAGGGGCTGACCGGCCACGAACCGTCCGACGTCGTCGGCCAGTCGCTGTTCCGGCTCGTACTGCCCGCCGACGTCACGGCGCTGCTGGGCGCGCTCGCGCAGTCCGCTGCCACCGGGCTGGGCGCGACCCTTGCGGTCCGGGTGCAGATGTACGGGTCGGTGGTCCACCGGTGCCAGCTCCTGACCCTGCCCCTGGTGCCGGCCCCCAGCTTCGCTTTCGCGTTCCTGGACGACGACGTGACCGCCGGCCCGCTGACGTCGGCGGTGGGCATCCGGCAGGCACTGTGGCAGTTCGACGAGAGCCTGCGGTCGGCCACGTCGTCACGTCTGGCGGCGCGCAGCGATGCGGTGCCCGGCCTCAACCGCCTGTCCGGACGGGAACTGCAGATCGTGACGCGGTTGCTCAACGGTGATCGCGTGCCGGCGATCGCCGAGGCGCTCTTCCTGAGTCCAAGCACCGTGCGGAATCATCTCTCGGCGGTGTTCCGCAAGTTGCGGGTGGCGTCGCAACAGGAACTGATCCACCTGCTGCGGAGAACGGACAGGTCGCCTGCGGGGTCGTGA
- a CDS encoding XdhC family protein translates to MRDVLDDLIGWWQAGETVGVGTVVGTWRSAPRPAGASMLVGPDGTAVGSVSGGCVEGAVYEEAKEVVETGVPTLQRYGIADDDAFAVGLTCGGIMHVFVESVSRESFPELGEIAESIGRHEPVAVVTLIDGPEDRLGRRMVLWPDRASGSLGLQRLDDAVAADARGMLAAGRTGQLHIGHDGERRGDDLTLFVNSFAPAARMIVFGAIDFAAAVARVGAFLGYRVTVCDARPVFATAKRFPDAHEVVVEWPHRYLQAEVDGGRIDERTVLCVLTHDPKFDVPLLEVALRIAVAYVGAMGSRRTHDDRLVRLEEAGLSKEEIGRLSSPIGLDLGARTPEETAVSIAAEIIAGRWGGSGERLASTEGPIHATAER, encoded by the coding sequence ATGCGCGATGTACTTGACGACCTGATCGGGTGGTGGCAGGCGGGGGAGACCGTCGGCGTGGGCACCGTCGTGGGCACCTGGCGCTCGGCACCGCGCCCGGCCGGTGCGTCGATGCTCGTGGGCCCCGACGGCACGGCGGTGGGCAGCGTGTCCGGCGGCTGCGTCGAGGGCGCGGTGTACGAGGAGGCCAAGGAGGTCGTCGAGACCGGGGTGCCGACCCTGCAGCGGTACGGCATCGCCGACGACGACGCCTTCGCCGTCGGGCTGACCTGCGGCGGCATCATGCACGTCTTCGTGGAGTCGGTGTCGCGCGAGTCGTTCCCCGAGCTCGGGGAGATCGCCGAGTCGATCGGCCGGCACGAGCCGGTCGCCGTCGTCACCCTGATCGACGGCCCGGAGGACCGGCTGGGCCGGCGGATGGTGCTGTGGCCGGACCGCGCGTCGGGCTCGCTGGGGCTGCAGCGGCTGGACGACGCGGTGGCGGCCGATGCGCGCGGGATGCTGGCCGCCGGCCGGACCGGGCAGCTGCACATCGGGCACGACGGCGAGCGGCGCGGCGACGACCTGACGCTGTTCGTCAACTCGTTCGCGCCGGCCGCCCGGATGATCGTCTTCGGCGCGATCGACTTCGCCGCCGCCGTGGCGCGGGTCGGGGCGTTCCTGGGCTACCGGGTGACCGTGTGCGACGCGCGGCCGGTGTTCGCCACGGCCAAGCGCTTCCCGGACGCGCACGAGGTCGTCGTCGAGTGGCCGCACCGCTACCTGCAGGCCGAGGTCGACGGCGGCCGGATCGACGAGCGCACCGTGCTGTGCGTGCTCACCCACGACCCGAAGTTCGACGTCCCGCTGCTGGAGGTGGCGCTGCGGATCGCGGTCGCCTACGTCGGTGCGATGGGCTCGCGGCGCACCCACGACGACCGGCTGGTCCGGCTGGAGGAGGCGGGGTTGAGCAAGGAGGAGATCGGCCGGCTGTCCTCGCCGATCGGCCTGGACCTGGGGGCCCGGACGCCGGAGGAGACCGCCGTGTCGATCGCCGCGGAGATCATCGCCGGGCGCTGGGGCGGTTCGGGGGAGCGGCTGGCGAGCACCGAGGGGCCGATCCACGCGACGGCGGAGCGCTGA
- a CDS encoding SRPBCC family protein, giving the protein MELQNSFTVTADPQTVWAHLLEVENLVPCMPGAELVETVDDTHWRGRLKIKFGPVALAFSGDVSMVERDDEQRRLRLTGAGKDKGGRGSASADVVVAVVPGPVAGSSTVEIVQDLKVAGQIASFGRGMIADVSKTMTKQFADRLQSRLTTDQEPTATGGPAEAADQPHAAGAPAAVVRTAPREVHGDGAALSGFRIIWVVLAGFARRIGRRLTGRRDREA; this is encoded by the coding sequence ATGGAGCTGCAGAACTCGTTCACCGTCACCGCCGACCCTCAGACGGTCTGGGCGCACCTGCTCGAGGTCGAGAACCTCGTGCCGTGCATGCCGGGCGCGGAACTGGTCGAGACCGTCGACGACACCCATTGGCGGGGGAGGCTGAAGATCAAGTTCGGCCCGGTGGCGCTGGCCTTCTCCGGGGACGTGTCCATGGTCGAGCGGGACGACGAGCAGCGTCGTCTGCGGCTGACCGGCGCAGGCAAGGACAAGGGCGGCCGCGGTAGCGCCAGCGCGGACGTCGTCGTCGCCGTCGTCCCGGGGCCGGTGGCAGGATCGAGCACCGTCGAGATCGTTCAGGACCTCAAGGTGGCCGGGCAGATCGCCTCGTTCGGCCGCGGCATGATCGCCGACGTCTCGAAGACGATGACCAAGCAGTTCGCCGACCGGCTGCAGTCCCGCCTGACGACCGACCAGGAGCCGACCGCCACCGGCGGACCGGCCGAGGCTGCCGACCAGCCGCACGCAGCAGGCGCACCGGCCGCCGTGGTCCGGACGGCCCCCCGGGAGGTCCACGGTGACGGTGCGGCGCTCTCCGGCTTCCGCATCATCTGGGTGGTACTCGCCGGATTCGCCCGTCGGATCGGGCGGCGGCTGACCGGCCGGCGCGACCGGGAGGCCTGA